One Deltaproteobacteria bacterium genomic window carries:
- a CDS encoding deacylase: protein MAMFPSLKKYLEENGVQFEHTIHAAAYTAQEKAALSHTPGKQRAKSVIVWGDGKLSMAVIPAHKRLDMAKIKECLGAGKARLAKEEEFAEIFSGCEVGALHIFGNLYDIPVFVDSSLSKFSEIYFTACTHHDTVKVSFADFERLAGPTVCDVASDDA, encoded by the coding sequence ATGGCAATGTTTCCCAGCCTTAAAAAATACCTCGAGGAAAACGGGGTGCAGTTCGAACACACGATTCACGCAGCCGCTTACACGGCACAGGAAAAAGCCGCCCTCTCCCACACACCGGGGAAGCAGAGGGCCAAATCGGTCATCGTGTGGGGCGATGGAAAGCTCTCAATGGCGGTGATCCCGGCACACAAGAGGCTCGATATGGCAAAGATCAAAGAGTGCCTCGGGGCAGGCAAGGCGAGGCTTGCAAAAGAGGAGGAATTTGCCGAAATATTCAGCGGCTGTGAAGTCGGCGCCCTCCACATATTCGGGAATCTCTACGACATCCCGGTCTTCGTCGACTCATCCCTCTCAAAGTTCAGCGAAATCTATTTCACCGCCTGCACGCACCACGATACGGTCAAGGTCAGTTTCGCCGATTTTGAGAGGCTGGCAGGCCCCACGGTCTGTGACGTCGCATCCGATGACGCTTGA
- a CDS encoding sorbosone dehydrogenase family protein — protein sequence MKKKIIYASVALCFLLSAAGVHRPPRVFGDELPLEKISLPPGFAIELFATGVPNARSMTLGEKGTLFVGTRKAGKVYAIRDLDGDGRADEVLTLASGLNMPNGVAFREGSLFVACVDRLLRFDEIEERLKQPPAPTVISENLPGDRRHGWKFIRFGPDGYLYVPVGAPCNVCERDDKRYASILRFSPSGEKMEIFAHGVRNTVGFDWHPGTNELWFTDNGRDWMGDDLPPDELNRAAKKGLHFGFPYCHGGDIPDPKYGKRVKCSDFVPPELKLPAHVAALGMRFYRGGMFPENYRGQIFIAEHGSWNRTIPTGYRITVVRLEENRAVDYRVFAQGWLEGGRPFGRPVDVLVMPDGSLLVSDDKAGVIYRIRFDG from the coding sequence ATGAAAAAGAAGATAATCTACGCCTCCGTCGCCCTCTGTTTTTTGCTCTCGGCGGCAGGCGTCCATCGACCTCCCCGGGTTTTTGGGGATGAGCTTCCCCTTGAGAAGATTTCTCTCCCCCCGGGATTTGCGATAGAGCTGTTTGCAACAGGTGTCCCAAATGCCAGGTCGATGACGCTGGGAGAGAAGGGAACGCTCTTTGTCGGCACGCGCAAGGCGGGAAAGGTGTACGCGATACGCGACCTCGACGGGGACGGCAGGGCCGACGAGGTGCTGACCTTAGCAAGCGGTCTCAACATGCCGAATGGCGTTGCCTTCCGTGAGGGCTCCCTCTTCGTGGCCTGTGTAGACCGCCTGCTTCGGTTCGACGAAATAGAGGAGAGGCTCAAGCAGCCCCCCGCTCCCACGGTCATAAGCGAAAACCTTCCCGGCGATCGCCGCCATGGATGGAAGTTCATCCGCTTCGGTCCCGACGGATATCTGTACGTACCCGTGGGGGCGCCGTGCAACGTCTGTGAGAGAGACGACAAGCGGTACGCGTCGATACTGCGGTTTTCTCCCTCCGGCGAAAAGATGGAAATATTTGCACATGGGGTCAGGAACACCGTCGGATTCGACTGGCATCCCGGGACGAATGAGCTCTGGTTTACCGATAACGGTCGTGATTGGATGGGTGATGACCTTCCGCCCGATGAGCTGAACCGGGCGGCAAAAAAGGGCCTCCACTTCGGATTTCCCTATTGTCACGGCGGGGACATTCCCGACCCGAAATATGGAAAGCGCGTAAAATGCAGCGATTTCGTCCCCCCGGAGTTGAAGCTTCCCGCCCACGTCGCGGCCCTCGGCATGCGTTTCTACCGGGGGGGAATGTTTCCCGAAAATTACAGGGGGCAGATTTTTATCGCAGAACACGGTTCCTGGAACCGAACCATTCCCACGGGCTACCGGATAACCGTGGTCCGTCTCGAGGAGAACCGGGCTGTGGACTATCGCGTGTTCGCCCAGGGCTGGCTGGAAGGTGGCCGCCCTTTTGGCCGGCCCGTCGATGTCCTCGTCATGCCCGACGGGTCGCTTCTCGTTTCAGATGACAAGGCCGGCGTCATATACCGCATCCGGTTCGACGGATAG
- a CDS encoding 2-hydroxymuconate tautomerase family protein, which yields MPFVNIRITRDGATREEKEKLISGVTGLLKDVLGKNPATTVVVIDEVDTDNWGIGGETVTARREKSR from the coding sequence ATGCCCTTTGTAAACATCAGGATAACGAGGGACGGCGCGACGAGGGAGGAGAAAGAGAAGCTCATCAGCGGGGTGACCGGGCTGCTCAAGGATGTCCTCGGGAAGAACCCGGCGACCACCGTCGTCGTGATCGATGAGGTTGATACCGATAACTGGGGGATCGGGGGCGAGACGGTCACGGCCCGCCGTGAGAAGAGCCGGTAG
- a CDS encoding c-type cytochrome — protein MAQKEAGVMLEEGKALFQKHCAVCHPEGGNIINSKKTLYKKDLDANNLKTAEDIVSNMRNPGPGMTKFGEEKISNEEATKIAEYILHTFR, from the coding sequence ATGGCCCAGAAGGAAGCGGGAGTGATGCTGGAAGAAGGAAAGGCGCTCTTTCAGAAACACTGCGCCGTCTGTCACCCGGAGGGGGGAAATATCATCAATTCCAAGAAAACGCTCTACAAGAAAGACCTGGATGCCAACAACTTAAAGACAGCGGAAGACATCGTGAGCAACATGAGGAATCCCGGGCCGGGCATGACGAAGTTCGGTGAAGAGAAGATATCGAACGAAGAGGCAACAAAGATCGCCGAGTATATCCTGCACACTTTCCGGTAA
- the apgM gene encoding 2,3-bisphosphoglycerate-independent phosphoglycerate mutase, translated as MRTILLLLDGLGDRGHPLYAGKTPLAAASTPNLDKIAEASATGLYHSYIPGIPMSSEIAHFLMFGYDLSEFPGRGAIEAAGYGISLSTGDVAMLARIFSTRPKGGLLFLEVEDPDLELSACRELQEQIRSFEIGGFRLEFTPTEGVEGILVIRGSASEKITDSNPIYEGRPLMEVRPLNNIGEARRAAEKTAQALNSYLVWCHHTLARHPVNVDRARKGLCPVNALGTQRAGRRREVQPFMEKWGMKSLSISSGAVYHGLCQMVGMEIIRAKESGDAERDLRERLKQALEAASFDFIHVHTKAADTASHTKNPETKKAVIEALDSALSLAVREIIPDDDILFVVTSDHSTPSTGQMIHSGEPVPVMIRGKLARVDDVGSFNEASCARGGLGLIRGPELMYHILDLTDRGKLWGLMDSPANQPYSPGIFRPLKID; from the coding sequence ATGCGAACCATCCTTCTCCTCCTCGACGGGCTCGGAGACAGAGGTCATCCCCTGTATGCAGGCAAGACCCCCCTTGCGGCCGCGTCGACCCCGAATCTGGACAAGATAGCAGAGGCCAGCGCAACCGGGCTCTACCACAGTTACATCCCGGGCATCCCCATGTCGAGCGAAATTGCCCACTTTCTCATGTTCGGATACGATCTGTCTGAATTCCCCGGCAGGGGGGCGATAGAGGCGGCGGGATATGGCATTTCTCTCTCCACAGGAGACGTGGCGATGCTCGCCAGGATATTCTCCACCCGTCCGAAGGGGGGTTTGCTTTTCCTGGAGGTTGAAGACCCCGATCTGGAACTTTCGGCCTGCCGGGAGCTGCAGGAGCAGATCCGGTCCTTTGAAATCGGCGGGTTCCGGTTGGAATTCACACCGACGGAGGGCGTTGAAGGGATACTCGTGATCCGGGGAAGCGCCTCAGAGAAGATCACCGACTCCAACCCGATCTACGAGGGGCGTCCCCTGATGGAAGTGCGGCCTCTTAACAACATCGGGGAAGCCAGAAGGGCCGCAGAAAAAACGGCGCAGGCCCTGAACAGCTACCTCGTCTGGTGCCACCACACCCTTGCCAGGCACCCCGTAAACGTCGATCGGGCCAGAAAAGGACTTTGCCCGGTCAATGCCCTGGGCACCCAGAGAGCGGGCAGGCGGCGTGAAGTGCAACCTTTCATGGAGAAATGGGGAATGAAAAGCCTGTCTATATCCTCCGGGGCCGTCTACCATGGGCTGTGCCAGATGGTGGGCATGGAAATCATAAGGGCGAAGGAAAGCGGGGACGCCGAAAGGGATCTGCGGGAAAGGCTGAAGCAGGCATTGGAAGCAGCGTCGTTCGATTTCATACACGTTCACACGAAGGCAGCCGATACGGCGTCGCACACCAAAAACCCCGAGACAAAAAAGGCCGTCATCGAAGCGCTCGATAGCGCGCTCTCTCTGGCCGTCAGGGAGATAATCCCCGACGACGACATTCTCTTCGTCGTCACGTCGGACCACTCAACCCCCAGCACCGGGCAGATGATACACTCCGGCGAGCCCGTGCCGGTCATGATTCGGGGAAAACTCGCCCGGGTAGACGACGTCGGCTCGTTCAACGAGGCAAGTTGCGCGCGGGGCGGCCTCGGCCTCATTCGCGGACCTGAGCTTATGTACCACATCCTCGACCTAACGGACAGGGGAAAGCTGTGGGGGCTCATGGACTCACCGGCCAACCAGCCTTACAGCCCGGGAATCTTCCGTCCCCTGAAGATCGACTAG
- a CDS encoding DJ-1/PfpI/YhbO family deglycase/protease, which yields MELKGKHIAVLVENLYQELEVWYPVLRFREAGAKVTTVGSGEKTYTSKHGYPVMADTSADRVSADDFDGIVVPGGYAPDIIRRHPAMVNLVREMAGKDKVVGSICHGGWVLVSADVLQNRRATCFFAIKDDIENAGAHYEDSEVVRDGNLITSRVPDDLPAFCRTMIQALSGRQE from the coding sequence ATGGAATTGAAGGGAAAACACATTGCCGTGCTGGTTGAGAACCTCTACCAGGAACTGGAGGTATGGTATCCCGTCTTGCGTTTCCGGGAGGCCGGGGCGAAGGTAACGACGGTGGGATCGGGAGAAAAAACCTATACATCGAAGCATGGCTACCCCGTCATGGCGGATACGAGCGCAGACAGGGTAAGCGCTGATGATTTCGACGGCATTGTCGTACCCGGCGGATATGCCCCCGACATCATACGGCGCCACCCGGCGATGGTGAACCTGGTGAGGGAAATGGCAGGGAAGGATAAGGTGGTAGGCTCGATTTGCCACGGCGGGTGGGTGCTCGTTTCGGCTGATGTGCTTCAGAACAGGCGGGCCACGTGCTTTTTCGCCATCAAGGATGACATTGAGAACGCGGGGGCTCACTACGAAGACAGCGAGGTCGTCCGGGATGGGAACCTGATTACCTCCCGGGTTCCCGATGATCTGCCCGCTTTTTGCCGGACCATGATACAGGCCCTTTCAGGCAGGCAGGAGTAG
- the nth gene encoding endonuclease III produces MSGERRKRAGKVLAELKKLFPDAKIALNFSNHWELLVAVVLSAQCTDKKVNEVTAKLFVKYPFLEDYVSADAREFESDIKPTGFYRNKAKNILASARIVKQKHGGKIPKTMDELLALPGVARKTANIVLGNAHGIVEGIAVDTHVKRLSRKLGLTDNRDPDKIERDLMALLPKEEWFDFTYRLIEYGRKICPARKHECTNHPLTRIYPAASGIWP; encoded by the coding sequence GTGTCAGGTGAGCGGAGGAAAAGGGCCGGAAAAGTCCTGGCGGAGCTGAAAAAACTATTTCCCGACGCAAAGATCGCCCTTAACTTCTCAAACCACTGGGAACTTCTCGTGGCTGTCGTGCTCTCGGCCCAGTGCACCGACAAGAAGGTGAACGAGGTTACGGCAAAACTGTTCGTAAAGTACCCCTTTCTCGAGGATTACGTTAGCGCCGACGCCCGGGAATTTGAAAGTGACATAAAACCGACGGGTTTTTACCGCAACAAGGCGAAAAACATCCTCGCCTCCGCGAGGATCGTCAAGCAGAAGCACGGGGGAAAGATACCCAAAACGATGGACGAACTCCTCGCGCTCCCCGGCGTGGCGCGGAAAACGGCAAACATCGTACTGGGCAACGCCCACGGAATCGTCGAGGGAATCGCGGTGGATACCCACGTCAAGAGGCTTTCCCGTAAACTGGGACTTACCGACAACAGGGATCCCGACAAGATAGAGAGAGACCTGATGGCCCTTCTTCCGAAAGAGGAGTGGTTCGATTTTACCTACCGGCTCATCGAGTACGGCAGAAAAATATGCCCGGCCCGGAAACACGAATGCACGAACCACCCGCTGACAAGAATTTACCCGGCAGCCTCCGGAATATGGCCGTAG
- a CDS encoding cyclic nucleotide-binding domain-containing protein → MLSHTTASELFRGVSEKEAAEIEKFCRERHFSEGSVIFSAGNPSDCIFIITSGLVKLITHSGRGEATILHILKEDSVFGELVFASERRVMTAVANTEVTAIVVSRKDFFRILKSIPTVSMNFIRILSKRLMKVEKEFSHFSHTWSYQRLARVLVEICREHGVDTPDGTVIPFPLTHEDLSNLIGSTRETVTHNIKKLKEMGFLATVGRKLIINRPRLEEFVSS, encoded by the coding sequence ATGCTCTCTCACACGACAGCATCAGAGCTTTTCCGCGGGGTTTCAGAGAAAGAGGCTGCAGAGATTGAGAAGTTCTGCAGGGAGCGGCATTTTTCCGAAGGGTCGGTCATCTTTTCGGCGGGAAATCCAAGCGACTGCATATTTATCATCACCAGTGGCCTGGTGAAACTCATCACCCATTCCGGGAGGGGTGAAGCGACCATCCTCCACATTCTGAAGGAGGACAGCGTTTTTGGAGAGCTTGTGTTTGCCAGTGAGAGGCGGGTGATGACGGCGGTGGCAAACACTGAGGTGACGGCCATCGTCGTTTCGCGGAAAGATTTTTTCAGGATCTTGAAATCGATTCCTACGGTGAGCATGAATTTTATCCGAATTCTGTCAAAAAGGCTCATGAAGGTCGAAAAAGAGTTTTCCCACTTCAGCCACACCTGGTCCTATCAGCGGCTGGCAAGGGTGCTCGTCGAAATCTGCAGGGAGCATGGTGTCGATACCCCGGACGGCACGGTTATCCCTTTCCCCCTCACCCATGAGGATCTATCGAACCTCATCGGGTCGACACGGGAGACGGTTACCCACAATATCAAGAAGCTGAAGGAAATGGGTTTCCTGGCAACTGTCGGAAGGAAGCTGATCATCAACAGGCCTCGCCTGGAGGAATTCGTGAGCTCTTAG
- a CDS encoding methyltransferase domain-containing protein yields MYADSHTGPVSSIFQELERETVEETGHPNMLTGKVVGTLLKILVQASGARKVVEIGTFTGYSALMMASGLPEGGELITCEVSREYARTARRYFDRSPHGKKIEIRLGAALDTVREIPDESVDLVFIDADKGSYQDYYDESLRIVKKGGLITVDNVLWYGTVLSPRDDDSRAIASFNASVFRDDRVEKVLLTVRDGIYLLRKR; encoded by the coding sequence ATGTATGCCGATTCACATACCGGCCCTGTGTCCTCTATTTTTCAGGAGCTGGAGAGGGAGACGGTCGAGGAAACCGGTCATCCCAACATGCTGACGGGAAAGGTTGTGGGAACGCTGCTGAAGATTCTCGTTCAGGCCTCAGGTGCGAGGAAAGTCGTCGAGATCGGCACGTTTACCGGCTATTCGGCGCTCATGATGGCATCCGGCCTCCCCGAGGGAGGGGAGCTGATCACCTGCGAAGTTTCCCGGGAGTACGCCCGGACAGCGCGGAGGTATTTCGACAGGAGCCCCCACGGAAAGAAGATAGAGATCCGTTTGGGGGCCGCGCTCGATACGGTGCGGGAGATCCCCGACGAATCGGTCGATCTTGTCTTCATAGATGCAGACAAGGGTTCCTATCAGGATTATTACGACGAGAGCCTCAGGATCGTGAAAAAGGGGGGACTCATCACCGTCGACAACGTTCTCTGGTACGGGACCGTCCTCTCCCCCCGAGATGATGATAGCCGCGCCATCGCTTCTTTCAACGCGAGTGTCTTTCGGGACGATAGGGTGGAAAAGGTTCTTTTGACGGTGAGAGACGGGATATACCTTTTGAGGAAACGGTAG
- a CDS encoding peptidyl-prolyl cis-trans isomerase, protein MKGGIQLIKTVSLTLAISIAFVIALSKVGAEVKNPVVLFETSLGNIKIELYPEKAPITVENFLAYVKEGFYDGLIFHRVIKTFVVQGGGFLPGMKQKKPTRPPIKNEARMDLKNERGTIAMARTMEVDSASSQFFIKVEDNRNLDHVDNTQRGFGYAVFGKVIEGMDVVDRIRSVPTHNVGMFRDVPEDPVVISKARLLEAD, encoded by the coding sequence ATGAAAGGAGGAATTCAATTGATCAAGACTGTCAGCCTTACCCTTGCTATTTCAATCGCCTTCGTCATTGCCCTCTCGAAGGTCGGCGCTGAGGTGAAAAATCCCGTCGTCCTGTTCGAAACTTCACTGGGAAACATCAAGATAGAGCTCTACCCGGAAAAAGCGCCCATCACGGTAGAGAACTTCCTCGCCTATGTAAAAGAGGGTTTCTACGACGGCCTCATCTTTCACAGGGTCATAAAAACCTTCGTCGTCCAGGGAGGAGGATTCCTTCCCGGAATGAAACAGAAAAAGCCCACGCGGCCCCCCATCAAGAACGAGGCGAGAATGGATCTGAAAAACGAGCGGGGTACCATCGCGATGGCCCGCACCATGGAGGTCGACTCGGCCTCCTCTCAGTTTTTTATCAAAGTGGAGGATAACAGGAATCTCGACCATGTCGATAATACCCAGCGGGGCTTTGGATACGCCGTGTTCGGGAAAGTGATCGAGGGGATGGACGTGGTAGACAGGATCCGCTCTGTTCCAACGCACAATGTGGGGATGTTCAGGGACGTTCCGGAGGACCCCGTCGTCATCTCAAAGGCCCGGCTCCTGGAGGCCGATTGA
- a CDS encoding DUF1284 domain-containing protein translates to MTKLRGHHLVCLHFFGGEGYDSTFVENLKRVISHAEKEGVTVCSGADEVCSPCPYLIGVTCRDEAEIKKMDASALELLHLVPGQEVSWDAVRGKLHELFEAWYDTYCIDCGWQDACSRDPLFRELTLTAR, encoded by the coding sequence ATGACGAAACTACGCGGACATCACCTCGTGTGCCTCCACTTCTTCGGCGGTGAAGGGTACGATTCGACCTTCGTGGAAAATCTCAAAAGAGTCATTTCGCACGCGGAAAAGGAGGGCGTTACCGTATGCTCCGGCGCAGATGAGGTCTGCTCCCCCTGTCCCTACCTCATAGGAGTAACGTGCCGGGACGAAGCGGAGATCAAAAAAATGGACGCTTCGGCGCTGGAACTCCTGCACCTTGTCCCGGGACAGGAAGTTTCCTGGGACGCGGTGAGGGGAAAGCTCCACGAGCTGTTTGAAGCATGGTATGACACGTACTGCATCGATTGCGGGTGGCAGGACGCCTGCTCCAGGGACCCTTTGTTCCGCGAGCTCACGTTGACAGCGCGATGA
- a CDS encoding uridine phosphorylase produces the protein MSSKGIEPPKNDAGRYYHIDCGPGDIHPYILTCGHPDRAVKIASFFDRVTVTRKNREFCTFTGYYREIPVTVMGTGIGPDNTAITVVEASQCVVPATFIRIGSCGSVQDDVAIGDLVITERALRDENTSHYYAPPTVEAVADREIVSALARAAASLNYPYHVGLTCTTSDFYAGQGWHVRGFSSTDPKKIERLRAAGVLNVEMEMSVYLTLAAISSWKLRSGGVTAVYDSITDRRFASKDVLAKAEMRCIQVGLRAVEIVYSMDREKGR, from the coding sequence TTGTCGTCGAAGGGGATCGAGCCACCGAAGAACGACGCCGGCCGTTACTATCATATTGATTGCGGACCGGGAGACATCCACCCTTACATACTCACCTGCGGGCATCCTGACCGGGCCGTCAAGATCGCCAGCTTTTTTGACCGCGTGACGGTTACGAGGAAAAACAGGGAGTTTTGCACCTTTACGGGTTATTACCGTGAGATACCGGTGACGGTTATGGGTACCGGCATCGGGCCCGACAACACGGCAATAACCGTCGTCGAGGCCAGCCAGTGCGTCGTTCCCGCAACCTTTATCCGTATCGGCAGCTGCGGCAGCGTTCAGGATGACGTTGCCATCGGCGACCTCGTCATTACCGAGCGGGCACTTCGGGACGAGAACACGAGCCACTACTATGCCCCCCCGACGGTGGAAGCCGTTGCAGACAGGGAGATCGTATCGGCCCTTGCCCGCGCAGCGGCCTCGCTGAATTATCCATATCATGTCGGCCTTACCTGCACGACCTCGGATTTTTACGCGGGGCAGGGATGGCACGTGCGCGGTTTTTCCTCGACCGATCCTAAAAAGATAGAGCGGCTTCGCGCTGCGGGGGTTTTGAACGTCGAGATGGAGATGTCGGTGTACCTGACCCTCGCCGCGATTTCGAGCTGGAAGCTCCGGTCAGGGGGGGTGACGGCCGTGTACGACAGCATCACCGACCGCAGGTTTGCTTCGAAGGATGTCCTGGCGAAGGCCGAGATGCGCTGCATCCAAGTCGGTCTGCGGGCAGTCGAGATAGTCTATTCCATGGACAGGGAGAAGGGAAGGTGA
- a CDS encoding Si-specific NAD(P)(+) transhydrogenase gives MEQDHYDLIVIGSGPAGQKGAICAAKFNKRVAVVDSIHMMGGVCVHTGTIPSKTLREAILYLSGFRQRTFYGRDYMLKEKVSFPDLTIWVQKVVEREINVISSQLKRNGIDVIGGKAHFIDPHTVEVQAETGPLKLTGDYILIACGTRPHHTPEIPLDGKQICDSDQLLHIEEIPRQMIVIGAGVTGLEYASMFTALNREVTIIDQRPSILDFVDREIIDSLLYLMRRHRATFRLSEKVLSVSKDSDSRVVARLESGKVIRGDFLLHTAGRQGNTDTLNLDAASLSCDRRGRLAVNDQFQTEVPHIYAAGDVIGFPALAATSMEQGRLASSHMFGVPGKISAELLPYGIYTIPEISMVGMTEQQLTSGKVPYEFGVARYEEIAKGQILGDEIGLLKILFDPKTLKVLGIHAIGENAAEIIHIGQAVLAMGGTVEYFRDTVFNYPTLAEAYRVAALDGLNKL, from the coding sequence ATGGAGCAGGACCACTACGACCTCATCGTTATCGGAAGCGGCCCGGCCGGCCAGAAGGGAGCCATATGCGCCGCGAAATTTAACAAGCGCGTCGCCGTCGTCGACAGCATCCACATGATGGGGGGCGTGTGCGTCCACACGGGAACGATCCCGAGCAAGACCCTCAGGGAAGCCATCCTCTATCTGTCGGGATTCCGCCAGCGCACCTTTTACGGGAGGGATTACATGCTCAAGGAGAAGGTGTCCTTCCCGGACCTTACGATCTGGGTACAGAAGGTCGTGGAGCGCGAGATAAATGTCATCAGCTCGCAGTTGAAGCGAAACGGAATCGATGTGATAGGCGGCAAGGCGCACTTCATCGACCCGCATACCGTAGAGGTCCAGGCGGAAACGGGGCCCCTCAAGCTGACGGGCGATTACATCCTCATCGCATGCGGGACCCGCCCCCACCACACTCCGGAAATACCCCTTGATGGAAAACAGATCTGCGATTCCGACCAGCTGCTGCACATCGAAGAGATTCCCCGCCAGATGATTGTGATCGGTGCCGGGGTCACGGGCCTCGAATACGCCTCCATGTTCACGGCCCTGAACAGGGAGGTGACGATAATCGACCAGAGGCCCTCGATCCTGGATTTCGTTGACCGGGAGATCATCGACTCGCTCCTGTACCTGATGCGCCGTCACAGGGCGACGTTCCGCCTCTCCGAAAAGGTGCTGTCGGTGAGCAAAGACAGCGATTCCCGGGTCGTGGCAAGGCTCGAAAGCGGAAAGGTGATCCGGGGCGATTTTCTCCTGCACACGGCGGGGAGACAGGGGAATACGGACACGCTGAACCTCGATGCCGCCTCCCTGTCCTGCGACCGTCGCGGGCGGCTTGCCGTGAACGACCAGTTTCAGACCGAAGTACCCCACATCTACGCCGCGGGAGACGTCATCGGTTTTCCCGCTCTCGCAGCCACCTCCATGGAGCAGGGAAGACTCGCGAGCTCTCACATGTTCGGCGTCCCCGGCAAGATCTCAGCCGAACTGCTCCCCTATGGAATCTACACGATACCGGAAATATCCATGGTGGGGATGACGGAACAGCAGCTCACAAGCGGGAAAGTCCCGTATGAGTTCGGGGTCGCCCGGTACGAAGAAATCGCGAAAGGGCAGATCCTCGGTGACGAGATCGGGCTCTTGAAAATTCTCTTCGATCCCAAGACCCTCAAAGTACTCGGCATCCACGCCATCGGCGAAAATGCCGCGGAGATAATCCACATCGGACAGGCCGTTCTGGCCATGGGAGGGACCGTGGAATACTTCCGCGACACGGTATTTAACTACCCCACCCTGGCTGAGGCCTACCGGGTAGCTGCTCTCGACGGGCTCAACAAGCTCTGA
- the cysZ gene encoding sulfate transporter CysZ: MIGDFLSGAGYFFQGLRIVRQKGVRPFVLMPLLVNFLVFAAAILIAIDQYGNLLGWLLPGGDSWWAEFARIALWIFFAAAALTVLFFTFTLVANVIGAPFNGLLSEKVELILAGAEGKEPAMSGGFFSTIIPSIASEFRKLSYFLVLAALLVLLTLVPLVNVVSPFLWFAFSSWMLAVEYLAYPMENHDIYFSQVKARLRQDRWAALGFGMGCLVVGMVPVVNFFIMPAAVAGATAMWVERLSRMGSENGR, translated from the coding sequence TTGATCGGTGATTTTCTATCGGGAGCCGGTTACTTTTTCCAGGGGTTGCGGATCGTTCGGCAGAAGGGCGTCCGCCCCTTCGTCCTGATGCCGCTTCTTGTCAATTTCCTCGTATTTGCCGCCGCCATCCTGATAGCCATCGATCAGTATGGGAACCTTCTCGGCTGGTTGCTTCCCGGCGGCGACAGCTGGTGGGCCGAGTTTGCCCGGATTGCCCTGTGGATCTTCTTTGCCGCTGCGGCCCTGACCGTTCTCTTCTTCACCTTCACCCTGGTTGCGAATGTCATCGGCGCCCCCTTCAACGGGCTTTTATCGGAGAAGGTCGAGCTCATCCTCGCCGGCGCTGAAGGCAAAGAGCCGGCCATGTCCGGCGGTTTTTTCTCCACCATTATCCCATCAATTGCCAGCGAGTTTCGAAAGCTGTCCTATTTCCTGGTACTTGCCGCTCTCCTCGTGCTCTTGACCCTCGTTCCCCTGGTAAACGTGGTTTCCCCTTTTCTCTGGTTCGCCTTCTCATCGTGGATGCTCGCCGTCGAGTACCTTGCCTACCCCATGGAGAACCACGATATCTATTTCTCGCAGGTGAAAGCGAGGCTGAGGCAGGACAGGTGGGCGGCGCTCGGCTTCGGCATGGGGTGCCTCGTGGTGGGTATGGTTCCCGTTGTGAATTTCTTCATCATGCCGGCTGCGGTGGCGGGGGCAACGGCGATGTGGGTCGAGCGTCTTTCCCGGATGGGTAGCGAAAACGGCCGTTAA
- a CDS encoding redoxin domain-containing protein codes for MRKRMTIGAFIAALLSAALPAAALNVGDRAPVFTAESTKGRISLGDFTGKAHVVLAFYYADFTPVUTLEMQAFQRDLEKFKSLGTQVLGVSPDSLETHKEFKKKNRIEFPLISDAGGELRKLYSGGRVTFVIDREGTIRFIQKGVPDNQKLLKAIEEFGR; via the coding sequence ATGAGAAAAAGGATGACCATTGGCGCATTCATAGCGGCCCTTCTATCGGCAGCATTACCGGCAGCCGCCCTGAACGTGGGAGACAGGGCCCCCGTTTTTACCGCAGAGTCCACGAAAGGCAGGATAAGCCTCGGGGACTTCACGGGGAAGGCTCACGTGGTCCTGGCATTCTACTATGCCGATTTCACACCCGTCTGAACGCTCGAGATGCAGGCTTTCCAGAGAGATCTGGAGAAGTTCAAGAGCCTGGGCACCCAGGTCCTGGGTGTGAGCCCCGACAGCCTTGAGACCCACAAAGAGTTCAAGAAGAAAAACCGTATCGAATTCCCCCTCATCTCCGACGCGGGTGGTGAGCTGAGAAAGCTCTATTCAGGAGGAAGAGTAACCTTCGTGATCGACAGAGAGGGAACCATCCGCTTCATCCAGAAGGGCGTCCCTGACAATCAGAAGCTTTTGAAGGCGATCGAGGAATTCGGCAGGTAA